AAGGAAATGTTGGTGGCTTGGGTTTTGTCATGGTTTTGGGGTGCCCCATGGCCAAGGTGCCTCAGTTGATGTTGTGATTTATTTAGGGTAGTAGGGTTGACGGCATGTGCCATCAAGTTGTGAAATCTTGACCTTTTGCATGGGGCTCTTTCTCCCAAAGACCCAGCTAGGTTTGGGATATTCTCACAACTTTACAGTCATAATCATGGTGTTTGTATATTAATTACTGTCATCAATCATGGAATTTAGGTGCTGGTTCAGTATTTTAAATGGAATTTCATGGCGAAGGTGTCTTTGTAGAGTTGGAAGGAAGCTAGGAGGACTCGGGTGGTTGTCCTGATATGAGCATCTAGACATGAGACTCATGTCAGGGATGACTAAAATGGTGCACGTAGAACTAAAGCAACTTCTGATCTATTTTCTGGCAATAATAGAGAGTGCTAGATGCGAGTTTGATAGGAGTTTTCAGAAGTACAAAATTTTGGTTTGTCATAAAGCAAGACATTGATATGTTACAAAAGTATCAAGCTGATGTGATTAAAATGTAGTTAAAGACACTCATACATGATCAGCATTATAACAAAGCATTAACATAATCAGTACCAACTTTAATGAGGAGTAACATGGATAAATTAGTTACTTGAGATACTTGTACACATCTAAATGGATGGATGTTAAAGTGCTTATATGACTTTATGAAGGCATTGAATTCATCGAACAAAAACATTTTCTAGGGTTACCAACTACACGTTAGCTGCACTGAGTCTAGCATGGCGACATGCTGTTGAGTTTGGTTGCACTGATTCAAAAAACCTCTGAAATTTTCACCTTGGACTTTTGAGCAACCAAAGATCTAATCCCCAGAGGTCATATTAAAGTGCTTCAAACTTTTGAATCAAAGCACGAGACCGAAACAAGTCTccaaaagaaaacaaatcaaCATGCAGCCTGTGCAAGAGCTGCCATTTGTCCTGGCATTCCTAGGTCCAGATTCTTTTGTCCTAAAGCCTATGGGGATGATAAGCTTTTCGGAACAAGTACCCAAGATTTTAGAGTTCATCTCATAATAAACCTGACCATTCCCCTCAGGGGAAAGAAGATGGAACTTATCATGACTGTTCTTCAAAGGTAGATAATACTACAAAACAAAACTTGATCCGATTCTTTCCTCCCCGAAAACGAGAGGAGCCGCTCTGGTTTTCCAAATACAATGTGAATGGTTTTTGACCGATTGAATTGAAGTGGTATTACATGGCCTAAAAAGACTGTTGAACTCCTGCTAAATGATAGACATGCACCTGTTTTGATTTGTTAATTAAGGGGATCTTAGAACGAGCATTGAGCGAGTCAATTGCTTTCCCCTCTACTGATGTCACTGCTGACATAAACAAGCTTTAATGAGGAAAACCTGCATTTGGGTCTCTTTTAAAGGCTAGGACTCCTGTGAACTAGCTTCTTTTAACAATTCAGCGATTCCTGTCTCCTTAGAGGATATAGGATAGGTGTCTCCCAAAGGATGATGTGTTGTTCGTTCATATATCAAAATCATCTAAGTTGGTTTTCATTATAATTAGCTATTATGGGTTATTTCAGACATACTTATTTGCATGTGCTCTCAAATTTTAGCTCAAAAGTCCCTTTTCTTATTCCAATATGTGTACAATACTTGCCAAGTGTTCCTAGATGCTGGATTAGAATAGTACGGTATCTTTCTACCATACCACCTGTGAGGACCTatgtgggcatgtgtttagttccacattggttattcgttaggtagattttgggtacttatacaatatcaagaaactcaaataatacctttcggctaatctttttgggtgaggtattGGGTTGTCACAAATGGCATCAGAGCTAACTCGGCCCTTAGCGTATGTAGATTACGGGACGCTACAGTACGGTTTTTGGAGGCTGACCACAGGCCTATCATGGTCTTATGATTAGATataaatggatttgaacccttagcccgaCGAGGACATCAGGACTTGAaagggagagtatgtgaggatccatgcgggcatgtgtttagtcgcATATTGGTTATTTGTTGGGATCagcaatccaaataatatctttcggccagtctttttgggtgagattctAAGTTGTTGCATTACCAATAATTTTAATTATGGCGCATTGTGAGATATGGAAGGGGCCAACCTTAACTTTCTTTGATCTCTACTCATATTCATGCAGCATTCCGTGAAGCATTGTGCCTTAGTTCAGTGGCATAAGATCAAATTTAACTTGGACACAAAaaaagaggggagggggggggggatccAAAATTTCAACAggtaatataaatatttaaaaaaactcAGAACGAATGCAGATGAGCTGTAATCCGGATCATTTTATTATGTCTGAGCTAACAAATCACGAAATACGTGGAAGCCAAGAATTGGGCTCCGGAATAGGAGAAAAACTAATGGTTCATGTATGATTGAAGTGGATTAGATCAAGACTCATCATGTTCTCTGTTCATTGGAAGTAAGACATAAAAAACAGTTAATGGCTTGAAGCTGTTCTCATCCGATCATAACAAATAAATGCCGAAAAATTGAGAAGTCAACCGCAGAACAGAGGAATTATAATTTAGTAGTACAAGCCTGCAAGTACTACTGTAactcatccacatttttgactTGTATcagcttttatattcttcagcaaATGCAAATAATTAGTGCCTGCTCAtgttcctcctctccctcccccaaCTAGACCTGCCTAACTAAAATGAGGTTTGGCAGTGTCCATTGATCTCAGTTATCTTCTTggtgtggatttttttttcttatcttgAATCTCGAGTCTAACCATTATATATTTTGCTATCAGTTTCTTTATAGCCAGCTAATTGTCTACTTTATTGCATGTGAAGTTAAAATTAAGACTTCCTCAATGCATACTTTATTCCCCAATACATCCTGTATCTAAAATAATCTGtcctattatatttttaaaattaaactgTACCTGCTTTGTAGGTAATATATGTCCATGCAATTTTTCTATCAAGAGATATGAATAACAATGCATTTTCTTGGAAATCCACATTAGTTTTTCTTATGATGTTAAGGAAGACAATTCATTTGATTAGAGCTTATTGATATCTTGGTACAAACTCAAACACAATTAACATCTTCTCCTATAGCAtgtgattttttaaataattaatctgTTAAGATAGAGATAGCAATACATAGTGGACTGCTGCATGCAAATAGCCGGCGGGAATCCTCAAAAGCAAAAcaccaaacaaaacaaaacaaaaaggcAAATATTGATAGCTATTCTTGTGAGGATCTGTGCGgccgtgtgtttagtcccacatcggttattcgccgaggagatcttagatacttatataggactaaggagctcaaataatactttttggcTAAACATTTTGGGTAagatcctaggttgttacagttCTAGTTGTCTTGGTCCACAAAGATCATTCTAGTATATTTATCGTGTGCAAGAGCTCCTACAACGACTTGCCACAAGCTTATggtttatatattttgatgatgtTGGTTAGGAAACCAGAGATATTGAGTTTGCTGAGTTGCGCTATCAAACAATTCCTTTATGAATACAACctgtttcctccttttttttattggtaAAAGAGGTTGCTATGTTCTGTTCTCACCTTTCTTTTTGAGCAAGCTGTTATCAGTTTTCTGCGGTGATAAGACTTGCAGTGCGTTTACACTAAAATTGCAATATGAACTATTACTTATCTCTATACCATGACACAACAAAACTTCAGCATATCTTGGTATACCACAGAAATCCTCCTTTGGTCCAGTTATCCTCTAGATGCACACATAACAGCTGAGTTTTCACCTTGATTAACTTTCGACACCCTTGGGGTATCATTCCTGAAATTATGCCTAAAACTTGGCACAAGTTTTGCTCGGATGAAACATTTGATGCAAGTTGGAATATTCAACTCAATCTCATCATGGAGCTCAATTGAATTGCAGACAAGAAGAATGATGAGAAAAATTCGAAATAATCTATTTGACACCTTTTCTAGCATTTTAATGCACCTAACTTACGTTTTTGGTTGACATGTACATGCGCTTCTGGGAAATTGGCAATGACCCCAACATGTGACTGCACCCATTACAAAGAACTGATATCAAGATAAGTACATGCACATAAATTATCCTTCAGAAGAGGTTCATTGGAACTGCATGCTTTAGGAAACAGGACTGTAACTTTTTGTTTTGCTTCGGAGGTTTTGATCATGCAAATGGAGATTGAGTTCTTCCCTATTCTGCGTGTACTCTCAGGTTGGCACTAAATTACTGATGTGATACCCAGACTACCACATTATAAATACAAGGAATGAGGACATCTGAGCTGCTTTTCCTTTTGGTCAAGATAAAGACTTCGAGGAATCAAACAAATCCCAGTCCCATGATAAGCATGGAGATCGCTGTGAAGAAACAGGAGAAATTTGGGGTCCCCTACTCGCTAAGGCCTAAGACGGGGAAGGTGTTGCCAAATTGTCAAAGGTCCCCCACCTACTTTAGTGCCTTCTAAGTGGGATTTTGAAGGAACTTTATGACTACAAATTATCTTCTCATTAATCGGAAAAGTTGCCAACTTTTGCATGCGGATACGACAGCGGAGTCTGAGACACTTCCAACACCACATTTCCCAATCCCATCGCATGGAAAACATCCAAACATGGATACCAGGCCAGCCCAGCTTTGATACCAAAATAAGCCTTGAGATTGAGTGTACTTGAAGTCGGACAAAATAAGTTTTGGTCTATGagttggaggaagaagaaacaacCGCAAGTCCCCGAAGACTGAACAAACCAACCACTCCACACAAttcaaaacatgaaaagaagaaaaagaagaagaatagagCCAAATGAGCTGCAATCACTAACCAATATCTGGACAAAAAACACAAATCAAACAGCTCTCCCAAAGACTTTAGTTTATTTGGGTGTTATCTGAGAAATTCAATGCCATCGCCTTCATCAATTTTACAAACCTACACAAGCTCATGTACACCAATCATCACTGCATGCCGAGGTGAACCGGTTCTTCAAACAGACACTGCTGCATCCCTTGGTAGCTCGTGACCGCATTCGGGTGTATCAAAGGACCTACCGCGCTCCAATTCATGCTCTCCGACGTGGTATTCCCGTGGTGCTCATCAACGATGCCTCCTGCTCCATAGAAGCAATCAAGGCCTTCCAGTTTCACTGGATTGAAATGAAAAATCTCATCGATTTCATCTGCAAACCGATGAGGACCTTGCAAGGCTTCGCTGATGGAAGTGTTGCTCACCAAAGGGTTCATTAAGCCAGCCGAATCGTCGTAGAGTTGTGGCAGTGGAACTGGCGAGGGTGGAATGAAAGGGCTCTGATGGCTTGGATTGCTGTCGTTGGAGGACCTTCCCCCAGGCATCAGCAGCAGCCTATTTGTCGAAGCAGGGTCGTCGTGGACATGATGATCGGGCCGGCTGGTCGAGTACACAGGCATGGCCGGCTCGGGCCAATACGTGCTCCGGCTGCCACCCTCGCCAATAACTCCTAGATTTCCGCTCTCATCACTCTTGCCTTCTTGCTTTGGCCCTCCGCCTCGGCGTGCCTGTTTCTGGTGATCTTTGCGCTGCTTGCCTAAAAGCTTCTTCTTCAGCCTCGTGTTCCAGTAGTTCTTGATGTCGTTATCGGTCCTTCCCGGCAATTGGGCGGCGATTATAGACCACCTGCTCTCCCACACAACACAACAAGTTGAACATGAATCGAAGCATCCTATCCAAATCAAGGAACCATGCTAAAAAACTAAACACAGTGGTTGGATTTTTGAAATTATCAGTCACCTGCTACCGATGCTGATATACAGGCTGCAAATAatgtgatcttcttcttcagagaaTCCTCCATGCTTAATGTTCGGCCGAAGATAGTTTAGCCATCGGAGGCGGCAGCTCTTGCCGCATCGGTTAAGGCCTAGttaacacaatcaacacaaACACAGAGCCTTATGTTACCATGACGAAGATGACAGGAGAGAGAATTAATTCGACATGCGAGGACGAGAGAAGTACCGATCTTTGGAGGGAGGGCGATCCAGTTGCCTCCAGTGCCATGCTGCTCGATGTAGGCCTTGAGCTTGGCGTCCTCCTCGGGGGCCCATGGCCCCCTCTTCACGTTGGCTTTGTCGCAGCAAGGGGCTCTTCCCATGGTGGTGTTGATGGTGGTTTCTTTTGGGACTCTGGGGTTTGTAAGGTGGGAGGCTCTCTTCagctttccttctttgggctGCTGCTGCGGCTGAAGGCTTAAAAAGAGCTGAAGAAATGAGGCATGGGGTGGTAGTCTCTGTATCGGTATTAAAAAAGTGACAAGATTGAACCTGGGTTTCTCTCTCCGCCTTTTGTACGCTGGAAACTCCATCATGCAGCCATCAGCTCGAGGGCCCACCACTCACCATTGTTGCCTGAGCTAGATGTGGTACATGTAGTATATGCGGCATCGGGGTTGTGGCTTTCCAACCAAAGGAGGATTTTGCACGAATACACCGTTGGATCATCCACCGCACATATCTCAAATCTCCCCAAACTTTATCTTTCCTCTGCTTGCACATATCTTAAGGCGATCAATGGATGATTTAATGGTGGATTCACCCCGATCCATATGTGTGTCATGATATTCACACATAGGTATTCCTATACTTGGAGAAGAAAtaaagatagaaaaaaaaaatttttatatgaatatttatctaaatatcgaattttgtatgaatattcttttaaaattaatatttgcatgtatactctcgtaaaacacttattttactattctaccattttttttttatttttgcatatgcacccatgctatctaacgcAGTTAAAAACTTaacagttttaaattaaaatgattgaAATATCTTTAATGGATagatatgaaaaaaaatatatttataaggcGATTGTGATAgaggacaaaaaagtaatttcaaaattttattttattttgaattaaaaCTAATATGATgttttattaatggtgttaaacgaaccgttatattagaaacatttgtgcaaaaatagtattttataagggtatgaaaataaatattaattttaagaggatat
The sequence above is drawn from the Phoenix dactylifera cultivar Barhee BC4 unplaced genomic scaffold, palm_55x_up_171113_PBpolish2nd_filt_p 000007F, whole genome shotgun sequence genome and encodes:
- the LOC103712274 gene encoding transcription factor MYB13-like encodes the protein MGRAPCCDKANVKRGPWAPEEDAKLKAYIEQHGTGGNWIALPPKIGLNRCGKSCRLRWLNYLRPNIKHGGFSEEEDHIICSLYISIGSRWSIIAAQLPGRTDNDIKNYWNTRLKKKLLGKQRKDHQKQARRGGGPKQEGKSDESGNLGVIGEGGSRSTYWPEPAMPVYSTSRPDHHVHDDPASTNRLLLMPGGRSSNDSNPSHQSPFIPPSPVPLPQLYDDSAGLMNPLVSNTSISEALQGPHRFADEIDEIFHFNPVKLEGLDCFYGAGGIVDEHHGNTTSESMNWSAVGPLIHPNAVTSYQGMQQCLFEEPVHLGMQ